The following is a genomic window from Neisseria zalophi.
TTGCCGATTTTCAAGATGTCGCCACAGGGCGCGTGTCAACCCCGAAAGTATTGATGGGTTTACGCGGCGGTTATGGTGCCATACGCCTGTTGCCACATATTGATTTCGACCGGCTTGGTGGCCGTATGCGCGAGCGCGGCACTTTATTTTTCGGTTTTAGCGACGTATGCGCCGTGCAACTGGCCTTGTTGGCCAAAGGCAATATGTCCAGCTTTGCCGGGCCGATGATATACAGCGGATTTGGCAAGGCCGTGCCCAGCACCTATACGATGGATGCCTTTATCCGTGGTACGACCCATTCTGAAAACACTGTTAGTATTTATAATATCCAACGCAGAAGTGTGAATGCAGAAGGCACGCTTTGGGGCGGCAACCTCAGCGTCTTGGCTTCATTGGTCGGCAGCCCCTATATGCCCGATATTCAGGGCGGTATTCTGTTTTTGGAAGATGTAGGCGAACAGCCCTACCGTATCGAACGTATGCTGCAAACCTTACATCTGGCCGGAATTTTGTCGAAACAGCAGGCTATTGTGTTCGGTGATTTCCGCATGGGCAATACCCGCGACGTATACGACAGCAGCTATGATTTCAGTTCGGTGGTCAACACGGTCGCGCGCGTCGCCAAAGTGCCGGTATTGACCGGATTTCCGTTCGGGCATATCAGCAATAAAGTCACTTTCCCATTAGGCGCGCATGCGAAAATCCGCAGCGAGTCCAACGGCGGCTATTCGGTTACATTCAGCGGCTATCCCACTTTGGATGCAGGCAGTTTGACTTTGGATACCCTGTTGCCGCAAATCAGCTATGATCCGATTGATATATTGGAAGATAATGTTTTGGAATAAAGATAAAGCATATTGATAAAAAGGCCGCCTGAAATGTTTTCAGACGGCCTTAATTTTATTTGGATGGCATTATACTTTATCGTGCAAAGCGGCTGCGTGCAGCGTGTTTTCCAACAGCGTGGCAATCGTCATCGGGCCGACACCGCCGGGCACGGGGGTAATCATCGCGGCGCGCTCTTTGGCGACATCAAACTCCACATCACCGCATAATTTGCCGTTTTCCAAACGGTTGATGCCCACATCAATCACCACGGCACCGGGTTTGATCCATTCGCCTTTCACAAAGTTCGGAATGCCGACACCCACCACCACAATATCGGCAGCAGCCACTTCATCGGCCAGATTTTGCGTGGCACTATGGCAAACTGTTACCGTTGCCCGCGCTAACAGCATTTCCAAAGCCTGCGGACGGCCGACAATATTCGATGCGCCGACAATCACGGCTTTTTTGCCTTTCGGGTCTACACCGTAGGCCTCCAGCAGCGTCATCACCCCTTTGGGTGTACACGGACGCATCAACGGCATTTTTACCGCCAAACGGCCGACATTATAAGGATGGAAACCGTCTACATCTTTATGCGGCAAAATGCGCTCCAACACATCTTGGCTGTTGATTTGCGGCGGCAGCGGCAGTTGCACCAAAATGCCGTCCACTTCCGAATTGGCGTTTAATTCGTCTACCAGTTTCAGCAATTCGTCTTGAGAAGTTTCGGCCGGCAGTTCGTAAGAAAGCGATTTAAAACCCACTTTTTCACAAGCGATTTTTTTATTACGGACATAAACCGCGCTGGCCGGATCATTGCCAACCAATACAACGGCCAAGCAAGGGGTATGCAAGCCCGCTTCACGGCGCTCGGCTGCCTTCTGGGCAACCCATTCCAAACGTTGTTGGGAGATTTCTTTACCGTTAATCAGTTGTGCGCTCATAGCATTAGGTTCCTTGCTGGTGTTGAAGTAAAAAGCGGATTATCGCATTTTTAGCGCTTGATTTCATCCACTACAGTATTGTCGATAGCGGTTTTCTCGGTGTCACTGCTGTAAAAGTTTTACCATTCGAACAATCAGTAGTATGCAGAGTTGTTTATAAACAGGCCGTCTGAAAATACTGAGTACTAAAGCGGCGGATTGGGGGAAATATCCACGACAACAGCTAAGGGTGGAATAAAGTATGACGGCGGGTAAATCCCATATAAAAATAAGCAGATAGCGTTTTTATGTTGAAATTATCGGATAGCAGGCTTGACGTTAAATATCCGTTTCGGTATAGTTCGTTTCTCTCGTCGGGGCGTAGCGCAGTCTGGTTAGCGCACCTGTTTTGGGAACAGGGGGTCGTGAGTTCGAATCCCACCGCCCCGACCAGATTTACCGTTCCGACATTTGTCTGGCAAAGATGAGAACTGCAATGCGCCCGTAGCTCAACCGGAT
Proteins encoded in this region:
- the folD gene encoding bifunctional methylenetetrahydrofolate dehydrogenase/methenyltetrahydrofolate cyclohydrolase FolD, with product MSAQLINGKEISQQRLEWVAQKAAERREAGLHTPCLAVVLVGNDPASAVYVRNKKIACEKVGFKSLSYELPAETSQDELLKLVDELNANSEVDGILVQLPLPPQINSQDVLERILPHKDVDGFHPYNVGRLAVKMPLMRPCTPKGVMTLLEAYGVDPKGKKAVIVGASNIVGRPQALEMLLARATVTVCHSATQNLADEVAAADIVVVGVGIPNFVKGEWIKPGAVVIDVGINRLENGKLCGDVEFDVAKERAAMITPVPGGVGPMTIATLLENTLHAAALHDKV
- a CDS encoding LD-carboxypeptidase, with the protein product MSWQHSRRSFLKTSAAAAGAGVLAACGSVSTTQPGKPSGQAKPVPPRRSGRSGDTTLRVVAPSGFADNTERTQTGLTRLYNAGFTITNQEASFRRYQRFAGSDAERIADFQDVATGRVSTPKVLMGLRGGYGAIRLLPHIDFDRLGGRMRERGTLFFGFSDVCAVQLALLAKGNMSSFAGPMIYSGFGKAVPSTYTMDAFIRGTTHSENTVSIYNIQRRSVNAEGTLWGGNLSVLASLVGSPYMPDIQGGILFLEDVGEQPYRIERMLQTLHLAGILSKQQAIVFGDFRMGNTRDVYDSSYDFSSVVNTVARVAKVPVLTGFPFGHISNKVTFPLGAHAKIRSESNGGYSVTFSGYPTLDAGSLTLDTLLPQISYDPIDILEDNVLE